The DNA sequence TTGCTTTTCCTGGCATCAGCCAAGTTCGCCAAAGGGGATGAAAGGCAAAGTGGAATTaccttgttttctgttggacctgcaAGTAATGTTGACTGCAGTGTGAAGCTAGTGACAATAAGGACTTTTGGGACtgaaattttctaaataaaagtcTCAATGATAAAAACAGTATTATGTTCAACACAATAGAATTAATTTAACTATACAACATAATAGaattaatgaagaaataatCAAAACAGCCTTCTTATTGTAGCTCACGGTTGCTCATTTCACAGTACTAACATTACCTCTAGCAATCTGGCTAGCTACCATAGGTGGGGTACTTGGGGTGAGTGGATGGGGTTGAAGCCAGAGGAGGATACTTCTTTGATTGCAAACACAGGATCACAGCAAACCTCAAATATCCTGCATTATATGCGTTTAGGGATATGTAAAAGCACAACCAAAACATATTATCCATTGAATGATTTTGCAAGCTTTTACAATCACAAAAGCCTGCAGATACTATAGCCTTCCAGGACCTGAGTTTGACACTGTAAGACCTTCTATTGCAGTCAAGTCAGACATTAAAATCCCATCTTGTGcaggggtctgcaaccctgCTCATGGAGAGATACAGgccctgctggttttcactgttACACTGCAATTAATTCATCAATTACAGCAGTTGGTGACACAGTTAGCTAACTTGGTTATTGTGGTCtgaattgggtgctgattttaaggtgaaaacaaagaccagcagAGCTTGTGGCTCTATGTTAAAGCCAACAGAAAGACCACAAATGCTCAAacaacagctgtttacaacacTCCTATGCAGATGGGCATTTCTGAACACATAACCTGTCAAACCTTGAAGTGGATGGGCCACAGCAGCAGACCATGACAGgctccactcctgtcagctaaaaacaggaagttaaggctacagtgggcatgtCCTCACCGAAACGGGACGAATGAAGATTTGAAAAATTATGCCTGGTCTAATGAATCTAGGTAGCTGCTGTGACATTCAGATGGTGGTCATAATTTGGCGTAAACGGCAAGCATCCACGGATTGGTCCTGCCTTGCGTCAACAGTGCAGGCCGGTGGTGGTGTTGTAATGATGTGggaaatgttttcttggcacaaaTTAGGGCTCTTAAAACCCAACCGTGCATTATTTGAATGTCACAGCATaactaagcattgttgctgaccatgtgcatccctttatagCCAGCCtatcctttttcaaatggatacttccagcagggtAATGCACCATGTTACAAAGTACGCATCATCTTaagctggttccatgaacaGGTCAGTGagctccaatggcctgcacaatcccgagatctcaatccaatagagcacttTTGGGATGGGATGGACCAGGGGGTTAGCAACATGACTGTCTGGCTGAAAAATCTAGTCCGTACAGgcaaaatccctaaggaatgtttccagcatcttgttgaatccatgctgcaaagaattcaggctgttccgGAGGAAAAAAGTGGGTCCCACCCGGTACTAgacagtggccactttattcaGTAACCTGGGTGTATATTATATTTCACACAAGATGAAAGGCAATcgaatattttcttttctcactgCCTCACGTTCTCCGACTGCTATATGTGGCTTTTGCATTGTTGTGGGCAGAAGAAATGCACTACGGGAGATAAGTTTCACCACAAAGTTTCACAGGAAGTTGCAGTTAATAATGCATTTAGTTCATTTAAGTTTTGGAAAAATTTGCATaggtgttaaaaataaaaaactacttTGAGTAATGGAAAAAGGAGATCAATACAGCAAAAGACACTTCATAAATCTGGTTAGTTTTAGTTCCTCTGTAAACAAACCggaaacaagtttttttttttattagcttgTCGGTCAACCAACCACACGAtcatttcacaaacacagagaagaaagaaaaaaaaaagaaaacggggACGGGCTGCAGACGAATCCGGGCCGGACTCAAAGGACCCCGGCTTCGGCGAGGAGGGAGTAGGCCTCGAGCGCCATGCCCTTCAGGTAGACGCGCACCGTGTAGAAGAGCGTGAGGAAGTCCTGCGTGCTGAAGACGGTGTCCGCGAGGGCGAAGCCCAGCGTCGACGGGATGAAGCCCCGCCCGTACTCCACCATCCACGTCCCCGCGCTCCACTGCACCGACGTGGCCTCGCCCGCGCCGTGCACTATCGTGTCGCCTGTGTGGACGAAAATGCGGGACAGGACACCTTACCCACATGGGTAACTTCGACACACCACGCTTCGTTCTCACCGAAACACACACTGCTTGTAGAAGcacttaaaatacagaaaatttgATTCTTTGGAGAAAAACGGTTGACTAGCAGAATGGTATATTTTAGGGAAGGCATTAATTGGGCATCACAGTCATTCGATGGAGGTCAGTTTGAAAACCTGACCAAACTGTAAGGAAGTTAAGAGGCGGAACCACAGAAGCCTGGAGATTTTCTGGACCAATGGGAAAACCCCATAGGGAGCGCTGATACAGAAATGCCTCTGCGCTTTTATCACGGGACTCGAGAGGTGTAGAATCCAACCTGggtaaaatatttcacttttcgTTGTGCCCTCTTTCCACTGCCGAAACGTCCCAGAGATTATGGTGTCTGATATTTCAGCCCAATACCGACCTGGTGAAGAAGAATGAATGGTCATTCAAAACGCAAACATACAGCTACAATAAAGCATATTCTCACTGGCTAGTGTCACCAGAGGAAATGTATCTAAAGTTGCCAATTCACTAATGCCACATGTcttattatgttttgttttcaccttttcTCTAAATGATGAAGAGATGCATGGCTGTATGGATTATATACGATCATATTAATCTTGGCAAATGCTGACACCATaaatgccattttgttttttcacagtGCTGGCTAACAGAAGAAGGatagttttctttaaaaaaaaaaaaaaaaaaacaatttaacttTCTTGTTTTGTCACCATCTTGAAAAGAATGTGCATCACTTTGAACctgaaattactttaaaattcaTGCTcttctacatttttaaatttctgtaaaaaaaatcagtttgcaATCGAAGAGAGGTCCCACCGGAGTGCCCGCCGGTGTCCACGGCCGTGCCGAAGAGCAGGACGTACTCCGTCAGTGAGGCGTGCAGCAGGCACATGGAGCCCATCCACCCCCCGGCGTTGACGAACACCCACTGCAGGTCCTCGTCGGGCAGGATGTGCCCGGGGTACGTCTTACGCAGCTCCACTACCACCTTGGCAAAGGCCAAATCGTGATCCTGGCCTTGCGTGGCGAAAACaggacacagagcacagaacaacTGTTACGGCAGGAATGCACTCCCCGTGGCCTTGCAATGCAACCTGGAATGCCAGTAAGAGGAGCCGGGAAGACAGTAAGGCCTCTATTAGGCTGCAACACACTGTTGTCTCTATTAAGCCAAGTTTTGAAGACAAACGTCAAGTGCCCAAAATAAATCACCAATCTAGCCCAGTATTTGTCAATCcgtgaaaatgtttgtgttaaatgtaaaatatagtttttgCAACAGCAATATTaaagataaatatataaacttGATTCAGATGAAAGTGTCATGATATTCTTGACTGatgacatacatttaaaatgactagATTGTTGCAAAGCTGCAACAAACACACCCAACATTCTATTTAACCTGCaacatccacaaaaaaaagacacattatatccaaaagtaaaagtaacagaaaaaaacatccttGTTACATTCACAAAGCTAATATCCTCCCTCTGTTGATTAAAATGTCCAAAATACCACCCATTAAGCTTAGGAAACTAAATAAATCAATAGAAAAACAAGCAGTGATTTAAGTGGACTGATGTGgtattcttttcatttcaagccTCTAATGTTGGAACAAATAAGAACTTACTGCACAAATTACAATGTATAACtgtaacaggacacatctgctTGTCCCATTTGAACTGGCCCTGGATATGCTCTACACCTGTGGAaacaaaccctgttcctggagatttaccatcatgtaggttttcatttcaaccctgatttggcacaccaGACCCTAAGAATTaccagctcaacgagatctctagctgttcaatgaggtgagctttgttagggttgtaatgaaaacctacaggactgtagataTATAACCAACCCtgatatccaggaacagggttggttaccacggCTGTATACAGTTACTATGCATTGTAGATCTTAACGTATTTTATcgttttttaaatcactgttaTATATTACCTACCAATTACCCttttaactaaattaaaacTCACATTTAGTCGTTACAGCCAACAATACGACCGAAACTTCTAACAATCACAGAGCTATATCACCACATGTTTCCTACATTCTAGAATGGAATTTTGTCCTGCCTTTTCTAGATATTCGGCATTATGCGGTCTATGCCAAATCTGCAATATGAAGTCCAAAAATGGTTACAACGAACGTAACTCGCAACAGAAACGTTGTGAAATAACTTAGGTGGACTTTCCCCCAATTAGACAGCAAGTTCAAATGCAGTATATGGCTTGTCTACCACAGTCTAATCTCAACTCGCGTCATTGTATGGATAGCCAACTGCATAAACTTGTTAGATCGGCATAATTGTTAACGTTATATAGGCTAGGAAGTATCGATACATATTTGGCAACAACGGCAAAATGAAAGTAGTTTGTTGGCCATTTATCTGGATATTGAGCCTGGTTAGCTTTACTAATCGGTTAGCCACATTGTGAACATTGTTTCCCTTAGCACGTTTCCATAAATAACGACACCGTGGAAACAAAGCAGTAGGCTACTTGCCTGCATATTGTTTAGCGATCTTGGCGACACCTTCCTTGCTAAAAACATACTGCTTATTTGACATCCAGTACTGCAAGTACTGCACTAGTAATACGACGACTCCCGCGGCAACCACGAGTTTCAAAATTGTCTTCGTAAAAGACATTACTGCTAAATCACATACGGCAGCCAAACCTGAAAAATCCACATGGGGCAAAAACACCCCTTCTTACGTATTGAATATGAGTCAAATCTTCTGGGCTTTCGTTAAACACAGAAGCGCATTTCATTGAATTTGACCTATGACTGAATGACTCCCCAGCCTGCCCAAGTTCAATAACGTAAATAGGACCCTTGAGAATGAATGCGTTTTGGGCTCAAGGCAAGCAGAGCTGTGCAACGCCTGCGCAGCGCTAAGGAAAAGATTGCCCGACGCGTAGCACTGCGCAGTGGCAAAGGTTTGCTCGACATCGAGGCTGCATTCAGGTCAAGCAGATTTCAGGAAGTATACGCGAGGTCTGTGCAGATTCTCCAATATTCTCCAAGCTGGACCGGTGATTGGTTGTACACAGATTCGGATCTCCATTAACCCTCAACGCAAGTGACGTGAACGTGACACAGTAGTCAGGAATTGCTTAGCGTGTAGATGGCAACTGCATCGGATattcaaaaccaaaacatttttgatcCAGGAGGTTTGTTTGGTCACTGTCATGTGTTCTATCTCTGTTTAGTTAAGCCAGCAAACTAGAGAACCGTGTTTATAGCTTGCTTCTGCTCTTAAGATTTTCTAACGTTAACGTAACGTTGGTCCAGTAGAGCATGCAATAAAAATAGTAGATACATTAACTCGAGATCAAGTATAGCGATCAGACCAACTACTAAATGCAATTCTCAATCTGTTAGCCATGTAATCGTGTTTAGGTCGTGTTTGCAGTTAAGTAACTGTTGCACCACATACAACCTTTGGCATGGGTTGTCAGTTTGCAGGCTTGTATAAATTGGAAATGTTTGCTCTGACGAATTATGTTCATTCACATGATTACAGCTATTCAATGAAAGTAGTGAATTCAGTAGTAGTATCGTTTTGAAACGTGAATTTGCTGCTTTTCTAAAAGGGAAATTGACTACTCTGTCAGTGTTGATAATACTAGTGATGTCTGGTTCGTAGAGATCACAAATATCATTCAAACAACCTCCCTGAGTTCGTGTAATTCTCGTGACTAAACACACCACAAGGAAGGGGAGGAGATTAGATGAGGAAACGAGAATCCTAATTCACTGGAGTAAAAGTCCACTGCCCTCCATGACGTTTTGGGAGtacaacatatttttcttgatttggctccgtACTCCACACTTTTAGATTTGGAATCAAAACATATATGTGTTGTTAAATAGAAGATTCTCACCTTttagtaaatgttttttaatgtacattttagaAATAGAAATTACAGCTTCTTCCACATCCCCCTTTCAgggaaccataatgtttgggacaaatggcttcactggagattctgattagtcaggtgttcAGTTACTTCCTTAGTTCTGgaagttctggaaaaaaggtcTTTTGGAAAGATGAGGCCGAGGTTCACTTGTAttagagtgatggcaagagcaaagtgtgtaGGCCAAAAGGAAATTatcaagatccaaagcacccctcaTCCGTGAaacgtggtggtgggggtgttatggcttgggcgtGTATGGCCGCCACTGATGttgttgtcccaaacattatgaagcacACTCTATCTTTAAAGGCTACATGTGCTGTAACTCAATTTTTCTGTGATGAACTCATACTGATTTTAATGTATACTGGTTGGGATGGTATAAAATATGGGCATATGTCTTGGGGGTTGACAGGTAGGCTTACACTTAAATTATATGTAgtttaattacaaatgacaCGTGTGatcatttcattacataaaCATTATGTTAAGGGTTTTAAAAAGAGTCAGTATAAAAAGTTACCATCTAAATATTACTAAAGTTACTATCTATGTTCATATAGGATCAGTGCTGTATTTGCACATAGTAAGGCTATTAGAAACAGCAGACAAAATAGCCTCATTGAGTAATAAAGGCATTAGTATTATTATCACTACATATTACAAAaggaaaatacacatttcagtTACAGTTATAAGAGTAACCCAGTTGAAGGTTGCtgaatacataaacacattttgtatgcaATAATTTGTCCTCTTTTTACACCAAACGTGGCTGAAACTTTTATCCCAGTCACTGCTCCTATTTTTCTACACATACTAGTGTTATTTGGGACAGATTGGACCTGgattttttgtatattgtattaaTGGTGATCATGTGCAATGAATGATTTGTCCTTCGAACCTGGGAACTGTTAAATTTTTCAAACTTGTAGCATATGAattgtgttttcatatttgtttaacTCAGTATTAGATAAACAGTTTGCTTTAGGACTGGAGTTGTaagatttttttatgtgaagagTTACACATGGATTGCTACGGTTTAAATTACAATGactaaaaaaggaatataatatacaattaataatttaatagaaATAATCAATATTGTTGCCAATACCTTCGCTGTTGAGATGTGCCTCAACGTTTCCTGATTATGAATAAATGCGATAATGTTACTTTTTCAAACTGAGGACTCATCAATACATTTAGACCaattgaaaaatggaaatcaaatcCATTGATTTCaaaacttgcaaaaaaaaaacatttgtttattaatcatGTTATCAggattattttgtttcatactCACACTAGCTCACAATATTGCGATATGCGTTGTATATCCCAAAACTTCAGGAAAAATGATgatgtaataattattttttatggccTTATCGCTCACCGCTAATGAGTTTGTGTCCTTCATTCAGAGCACCAGCATTTGCGCTACAACCCGCTGCGCGGCTCCTGGGTCCTCGTGTCCGCCCATCGCATGAAGAGGCCCTGGAAAGGGCAAGTGGAGAAACAATCCGAGGACGATGTGCCGCGACACGACCCCACCAATCCGCTCTGCCCCGGTAACCGGAGGGCCAACGGGGAGGTGAGGCTTCCGCTTTTGCATGCGTCGTTTCATTCTTTAATTTTGTACGAGAAATAAGACGAGTCCTAGTTAATCATCGGGAACTCAAGAAAACACGCTTAATGGGGGAAAAAGTACCCAGTTATTTTTATATGCCTCATGTGATGTATGAGGGCAGAGAAGATTAGTATTCTCCTCGAGAGAACTGTGATTGCTGCCAATTAGCAATGTGATTCAGGCACATTAAAATCAAGTGAATTTTACTGACGGATATCAAAGCAACTGAGAAATCTAGCCGACCGTGAAAAATCGTCTTAATCGGATGGCTCGGTTGTAGGGTCAGAATGCAGGTGGGAATGAATAATGCAGAATATTGAAATCAGCGATTCATTAAAGATGCAGTTCAGCTGTCGCCTACTTCTTGTTAAATTACCCAGATATGTCTCTCTAGACCCTCAGCTTGAGTAGTACTCTGAGGTTGACACTGGGTTTCAAACATTTACTCAGctgacaaagtaaaaaaaaactttccttcTCAGACTGAATTATGGCTGCACTTGCccaattttacacattttttccGTAGTGAATAAAATTATGTGAGTTGCTAATTTTGTGGCAGAATCTAGAGTTGAACAGTGATTAGATGTGCTTAATGAATTCTGCCCTATGTTCAGTGatgtgaatttttaaataaaattggtaTTCTGAAGAATTGCAATAGTATGACTATAAACAGACAAACTCAGTTATTTCTTTATGGACTGCAATACTAAGAACGGACATTAAGTAGGAATATAatatctaaaaaatatatttttgtgcttAACTTAGACTAATTCTTCATGTTGTTTGCCACTGTAGAGTTTGTCCTCACCTAAAAAAATTGTACCTGAAAATTTCAACAGAAATGATGCGCacaaataattttctgaaaacaagaCTCTTTCTTAAATGGTATATCCTGCTGGCACTAGTAAAAAAATGAAGCattgccaaataaaatgacTCACTAATCCTATAACTTGATATAGCTCTGTTAAGTCAAGTACGTTTGGCATGTTTAATTGTTTCTGACATTGGGCCTTTCTGTTTTCATGTCACACCCTCTCAACCCCTCCATCTGCATGTTCATCTCTTGGGTATCACGTTCATCT is a window from the Anguilla rostrata isolate EN2019 chromosome 14, ASM1855537v3, whole genome shotgun sequence genome containing:
- the sigmar1 gene encoding sigma non-opioid intracellular receptor 1 is translated as MSFTKTILKLVVAAGVVVLLVQYLQYWMSNKQYVFSKEGVAKIAKQYAGQDHDLAFAKVVVELRKTYPGHILPDEDLQWVFVNAGGWMGSMCLLHASLTEYVLLFGTAVDTGGHSGRYWAEISDTIISGTFRQWKEGTTKSEIFYPGDTIVHGAGEATSVQWSAGTWMVEYGRGFIPSTLGFALADTVFSTQDFLTLFYTVRVYLKGMALEAYSLLAEAGVL